In Streptomyces nojiriensis, one genomic interval encodes:
- a CDS encoding TetR/AcrR family transcriptional regulator, with amino-acid sequence MNTVRGARERARIEVTAAIKDEARRMLAADGAAKLSLRAVARELGMVSSALYRYFPSRDELLTALIIDAYDSVGAAAEVADARARAAGATPRARWIAVCEAVRSWALEHPHEYALIYGSPVPGYSAPIDTVGPASRVGNAFIGILRAAYEGPGLALPPLPPALRPEADRMTADFAEGLPPAVTAALVAAWAQLVGLVSFELFGQFNRVVEDRTAFFAHAADQLAHGVGLPAV; translated from the coding sequence ATGAACACCGTGCGAGGGGCCAGGGAGCGGGCCCGTATCGAGGTCACCGCCGCCATCAAGGACGAGGCGCGCCGCATGCTCGCGGCCGATGGCGCCGCCAAACTCTCCCTGCGCGCCGTCGCCCGCGAGCTGGGCATGGTCTCCTCCGCCCTCTACCGATACTTCCCCAGCCGGGACGAACTGCTCACCGCCCTCATCATCGACGCGTACGACAGCGTCGGCGCGGCCGCCGAGGTGGCCGACGCCCGCGCCCGCGCCGCCGGGGCCACGCCCCGCGCCCGCTGGATCGCGGTCTGCGAGGCCGTCCGCTCCTGGGCGCTGGAGCACCCGCACGAGTACGCCCTCATCTACGGCTCTCCGGTCCCCGGATACAGCGCCCCCATCGACACCGTCGGCCCGGCCTCCCGCGTCGGCAATGCCTTCATCGGCATCCTCCGTGCCGCCTACGAGGGCCCCGGCCTCGCCCTCCCGCCGCTGCCGCCCGCACTGCGCCCCGAGGCCGACCGGATGACCGCCGACTTCGCCGAGGGCCTGCCCCCGGCGGTCACCGCCGCTCTGGTCGCTGCCTGGGCCCAGCTGGTCGGGCTGGTGTCCTTCGAACTGTTCGGCCAGTTCAACCGGGTCGTCGAGGACCGCACCGCCTTCTTCGCGCACGCCGCCGACCAGCTGGCGCACGGGGTCGGACTGCCGGCCGTATGA
- a CDS encoding ROK family protein, translating into MNGNGAPPRVGDVTAPSASGAAARTRLERGRGALGPALELVHTGRAPTRAVLTAELGVTRATAGAVAAELEALGLIRVDSRPGGAGGTGGAQGRPSHRLSVAEDGPVALAAQVHSDGFRAALVGLGGRIVATAPGKVTVSADPAQVLGAVVEAGAELLEESGRRCVGAGLAVPSAVAEPDGTALNPLHLAWPAGSPVRAIFAECVKAAGIDGPALTGNDVNLAALAEHRHGAGRSAQHLLCVATGHRGVGGALVLDGRLHSGSSGLALEVGHLTVNPEGRACHCGSRGCLDVEADPLAFLTAAGRSPGPEVSLLQQARDLLRDEPAEPAVRAATEELIDRLGLGLAGLVNILNPDRIILGGLHRELLYADPERLRAVVADRSLWGRSGGVPILPCTLDHNSLVGAAELAWQPVLDDPLGALA; encoded by the coding sequence ATGAACGGCAACGGGGCCCCGCCGCGGGTGGGGGATGTGACCGCGCCATCCGCGTCCGGGGCGGCTGCGCGGACCAGGCTGGAGCGGGGTCGCGGCGCGCTCGGGCCGGCGCTGGAGCTCGTCCATACCGGCCGTGCACCGACCCGCGCCGTGCTGACGGCCGAGCTCGGGGTCACCCGTGCCACCGCCGGAGCGGTCGCCGCCGAGTTGGAGGCCCTCGGGCTGATCCGCGTCGATTCCCGCCCGGGCGGAGCCGGCGGGACCGGCGGAGCCCAGGGCCGCCCCTCGCACCGGCTCTCGGTGGCCGAGGACGGCCCGGTGGCGTTGGCCGCCCAGGTGCACTCGGACGGCTTCCGCGCCGCCCTGGTCGGTCTCGGCGGCCGCATCGTGGCCACCGCGCCGGGCAAGGTCACCGTCTCCGCCGATCCGGCGCAGGTGCTCGGCGCGGTCGTGGAGGCGGGCGCGGAGCTGCTCGAAGAGAGCGGCCGCCGCTGCGTCGGCGCGGGTCTCGCGGTCCCCTCGGCGGTCGCGGAGCCGGACGGTACGGCGCTGAACCCGCTGCACCTGGCCTGGCCGGCCGGCTCTCCCGTACGGGCCATCTTCGCGGAGTGCGTGAAGGCGGCCGGGATCGACGGTCCGGCCCTGACGGGCAACGACGTCAACCTCGCGGCCCTGGCCGAGCACCGGCACGGCGCGGGGCGCAGCGCCCAGCACCTGCTGTGCGTGGCCACCGGGCACCGCGGGGTCGGCGGGGCGCTGGTGCTGGACGGCCGTCTGCACAGCGGGAGTTCGGGCCTGGCCCTGGAGGTCGGCCACCTCACCGTGAACCCCGAGGGACGGGCCTGCCACTGCGGCAGCCGCGGCTGCCTGGACGTGGAGGCGGACCCGCTGGCCTTCCTCACCGCGGCGGGCCGCAGCCCCGGCCCCGAGGTGTCGCTGCTCCAGCAGGCCCGCGACCTGCTGCGCGACGAGCCCGCGGAACCGGCGGTACGGGCGGCCACGGAGGAGCTGATCGACCGGCTCGGGCTCGGCCTCGCGGGCCTGGTGAACATCCTCAACCCGGACCGGATCATCCTGGGCGGGCTGCACCGGGAGCTGCTGTACGCCGACCCGGAGCGGCTGCGCGCGGTGGTCGCGGACCGCAGCCTGTGGGGACGCAGCGGCGGGGTGCCGATCCTGCCGTGCACCCTGGACCACAACAGCCTGGTCGGCGCGGCGGAGCTGGCGTGGCAGCCGGTCCTCGACGACCCGCTGGGAGCCCTGGCCTGA
- a CDS encoding PLP-dependent cysteine synthase family protein has translation MSTTGTTRTTGTTATTVDVDRSDADYRAWLKEAVRKVQADANRSADTHLLRFPLPEAWGIDLYLKDESTHPTGSLKHRLARSLFLYALCNGWIRPGRPVIEASSGSTAVSEAYFAKLIGVPFIAVMPRTTSPEKCRLIEFHGGVCHFVDDPMKMYEESAELAARTGGHYMDQFTYAERATDWRGNNNIAESMYQQLRLERYPEPAWIVATAGTGGTSATIARYVHYMQHDTRVCVPDPENSCFFDGWTNNDPEASSDCGSRIEGIGRPRMEPSFVPGAIDRMMKVPDAASVAACRALETAIGRKAGGSTGTGVWSALKIISEMVAEGRTGSVVTLLCDPGDRYLDKYYSDEWLAAQGLDIAPYAETIDTLLTTGVWREPAA, from the coding sequence ATGAGCACCACCGGCACCACCAGAACCACCGGTACGACTGCCACGACCGTCGACGTCGATCGCAGCGACGCCGACTACCGGGCCTGGCTGAAGGAAGCCGTCCGCAAGGTCCAGGCCGACGCCAACCGCTCCGCCGACACCCACCTGCTGCGCTTCCCGCTCCCCGAGGCGTGGGGCATCGACCTCTACCTCAAGGACGAGTCCACCCACCCGACGGGCTCCCTCAAGCACCGCCTCGCGCGCTCGCTGTTCCTCTACGCCCTCTGCAACGGCTGGATCCGCCCCGGCCGCCCGGTCATCGAGGCCTCCTCCGGCTCCACCGCCGTCTCCGAGGCGTACTTCGCCAAGCTGATCGGTGTCCCCTTCATCGCCGTCATGCCGCGCACGACCAGCCCGGAGAAGTGCCGCCTCATCGAATTCCACGGCGGCGTGTGCCACTTCGTGGACGACCCGATGAAGATGTACGAGGAGTCGGCCGAGCTCGCCGCCCGAACGGGCGGGCACTACATGGACCAGTTCACGTACGCGGAGCGGGCCACCGACTGGCGCGGCAACAACAACATCGCCGAATCGATGTACCAGCAGCTGCGTTTGGAGCGGTACCCCGAGCCCGCCTGGATCGTGGCGACCGCCGGCACCGGCGGCACCTCGGCGACCATCGCGCGCTACGTGCACTACATGCAGCACGACACCCGCGTCTGCGTGCCGGACCCCGAGAACTCCTGTTTCTTCGACGGCTGGACCAACAACGACCCGGAAGCGAGCAGCGATTGCGGTTCGCGCATCGAGGGCATCGGCCGGCCGCGGATGGAGCCGAGCTTCGTTCCCGGGGCCATCGACCGGATGATGAAGGTCCCGGACGCGGCGAGCGTCGCCGCCTGCCGCGCGCTGGAGACGGCCATAGGCCGCAAGGCGGGCGGCTCGACCGGCACCGGCGTGTGGAGCGCCCTGAAGATCATCTCGGAGATGGTGGCGGAGGGCCGCACGGGCAGCGTCGTCACCCTGCTGTGCGACCCGGGCGACCGCTACCTGGACAAGTACTACTCCGACGAGTGGCTGGCGGCGCAGGGGCTCGACATCGCCCCGTACGCGGAGACCATCGACACGCTGCTGACGACCGGGGTCTGGCGCGAACCGGCCGCCTGA
- a CDS encoding ATP-binding protein, translating into MITHSRRHCVVELQALPSRIGQIRRIVSAQLRHWELDPLIDRAALGVTELLSNVHRHAQPDKTCIVEIELRLGRLTVSVIDSDPRLPVVQTTRAEALETCGRGLALVEALSEAWGARERPDGPGKAVWFSLTAAPARAAPVRPVTIRTTPVREPARAVLLAVDPGAVATALPVASPVGARPG; encoded by the coding sequence GTGATCACTCATTCCCGCAGGCACTGCGTCGTCGAACTGCAGGCCTTGCCGTCGCGGATCGGCCAAATCCGCAGAATCGTTTCTGCACAACTGCGCCACTGGGAGCTCGACCCGCTCATAGACCGGGCTGCGCTCGGCGTGACGGAACTGCTCAGCAACGTCCACCGCCACGCGCAGCCGGACAAGACCTGCATCGTGGAGATCGAACTCCGGCTCGGACGGCTCACGGTCTCGGTCATCGACAGCGATCCGCGGCTGCCGGTCGTCCAGACGACGCGGGCGGAGGCGCTGGAGACCTGCGGCCGCGGGCTCGCCCTGGTGGAGGCGCTCAGCGAGGCCTGGGGGGCGCGCGAGCGGCCCGACGGCCCCGGAAAGGCGGTGTGGTTCTCGCTCACGGCGGCCCCGGCCCGGGCGGCGCCGGTACGGCCGGTCACGATCAGGACCACGCCCGTACGGGAACCGGCGCGTGCGGTGCTCCTGGCCGTCGATCCGGGGGCCGTCGCGACGGCCCTGCCGGTGGCATCGCCGGTCGGCGCCCGGCCCGGGTGA
- a CDS encoding maleylpyruvate isomerase family mycothiol-dependent enzyme — protein sequence MEITEHVKTLAREGELLAEVAERAGTDSAVPTCPGWRVTDLLRHTGSVHRWATAYVAERRLEPLGFPDAPELVGGELLAWFREGHADLVRTLNEAPADVQCWTFLPTAPPSPVAFWARRQAHETTVHRMDAEAALGVLFSAVEPEFAEDGVDELLTGFHARPRSRVRTSEPKVVRVRAADTSGVWTVHLSAAPARTVRGDTGEAADCELTGEAAWLYAALWNRLPLAGPGVTGDVALARLWTDTAGI from the coding sequence ATGGAGATCACCGAACATGTGAAGACCCTCGCGCGCGAAGGCGAGCTGCTCGCCGAAGTGGCCGAACGCGCCGGTACGGACTCCGCGGTCCCCACCTGCCCGGGGTGGCGCGTCACCGACCTGCTGCGGCACACCGGCTCGGTGCACCGCTGGGCCACCGCGTACGTCGCCGAGCGGCGGCTGGAGCCGCTGGGCTTCCCGGACGCGCCGGAGCTGGTCGGCGGCGAGCTGCTGGCCTGGTTCCGGGAGGGCCACGCGGACCTGGTGCGGACCTTGAACGAGGCGCCGGCCGATGTGCAGTGCTGGACCTTCCTGCCGACGGCCCCGCCCTCGCCGGTGGCGTTCTGGGCCCGGCGGCAGGCGCACGAGACCACCGTGCACCGGATGGACGCGGAAGCCGCGCTCGGCGTGCTGTTCTCCGCGGTGGAGCCGGAGTTCGCGGAGGACGGGGTGGACGAGCTGCTGACCGGCTTCCACGCCCGGCCGCGCAGCCGGGTGCGGACCTCCGAGCCCAAGGTGGTGCGGGTGCGGGCCGCCGACACGAGCGGGGTGTGGACCGTACACCTGTCGGCGGCGCCGGCCCGTACCGTGAGGGGCGACACGGGCGAGGCTGCCGACTGCGAACTGACCGGCGAGGCGGCCTGGCTGTACGCGGCCCTGTGGAACCGCCTCCCGCTGGCGGGTCCGGGGGTGACGGGCGACGTGGCACTGGCCCGGCTGTGGACGGACACGGCCGGAATCTGA
- a CDS encoding spherulation-specific family 4 protein: MPRAVKALYAALVTALLAASAPAIIAAARDAPRSAAPAPAPPPTPRTPGVRGLEIAVPAYVWANDPMLTDLTATAPAPSVVVLNPGNGDSPFDGPWRARADALRARTTSTGEKTRVLGYVHTDHGNRDIAAAKASVDNYLKTPDGRLHVDGIFFDVVSRDCGPANATRDYYAELRRYVQDTMDAADPAAPDLVVNNPGTAIADCYLEPGHRTADIFVTFEDTYAAYTGAGWLGGNVFDHPSGYRSGAELDPSGTAFWHLVHDVPDPGAMRATLRTAFDRGAGYAYATSTVMPNPWNAGPTWKYRTQTTYAATLG; the protein is encoded by the coding sequence ATGCCTCGCGCCGTGAAGGCCTTGTACGCCGCCCTGGTCACAGCCTTACTGGCCGCGTCGGCGCCCGCCATCATCGCCGCGGCACGGGACGCGCCCCGGTCGGCCGCCCCGGCGCCCGCCCCGCCCCCCACCCCCCGGACGCCGGGCGTGCGGGGTCTGGAGATCGCCGTCCCCGCGTACGTCTGGGCGAACGACCCCATGCTGACCGACCTCACCGCCACCGCCCCGGCCCCCTCGGTGGTCGTACTGAACCCGGGGAACGGCGACTCCCCGTTCGACGGCCCCTGGCGGGCCCGCGCCGACGCGCTGCGCGCCCGCACCACCTCCACCGGCGAGAAGACCCGGGTGCTCGGCTACGTCCACACCGACCACGGCAACCGCGACATCGCCGCGGCCAAGGCCTCCGTCGACAACTACCTCAAGACCCCCGACGGCCGCCTCCACGTCGACGGCATCTTCTTCGACGTCGTCAGCCGCGACTGCGGCCCCGCCAACGCCACCCGCGACTACTACGCCGAGCTGCGCCGCTACGTCCAGGACACGATGGACGCCGCCGACCCGGCCGCCCCCGACCTCGTCGTCAACAACCCCGGCACCGCCATAGCCGACTGCTACCTGGAGCCGGGCCACCGCACCGCGGACATCTTCGTCACGTTCGAGGACACCTACGCCGCGTACACCGGCGCCGGCTGGCTCGGCGGCAACGTCTTCGACCACCCCTCCGGCTACCGCTCCGGCGCCGAACTCGACCCGAGCGGAACGGCGTTCTGGCACCTGGTCCACGACGTCCCCGACCCCGGGGCGATGCGCGCCACCCTGCGCACGGCCTTCGACCGCGGCGCGGGCTACGCGTACGCGACCAGCACGGTCATGCCCAACCCCTGGAACGCGGGCCCGACATGGAAGTACCGCACCCAGACCACGTACGCGGCCACCCTCGGCTGA
- a CDS encoding DUF6332 family protein: MGRRRTQADRDAITIEIGYAFVSACFAAALAFGAVYGPALAFSLPPSTRGTLAVAGGILAAAVFLLRITHVLLGFARRPENDGR, encoded by the coding sequence ATGGGGCGACGACGTACGCAGGCGGACCGGGACGCGATCACCATCGAGATCGGCTACGCCTTCGTCAGCGCCTGCTTCGCGGCCGCCCTCGCCTTCGGCGCGGTGTACGGGCCCGCGCTCGCGTTCTCCCTCCCCCCGTCGACGCGCGGCACCCTGGCCGTGGCGGGCGGGATCCTGGCGGCGGCGGTGTTCCTGCTCCGGATCACCCACGTGCTGCTCGGGTTCGCCCGCCGTCCGGAGAACGACGGGCGCTGA
- a CDS encoding nitroreductase/quinone reductase family protein — translation MNAPTPYYAQATPFETRFNSLFGKLARFGLSLAGSAELSVRGRKSGEMQRIPVNPHTYEGAQYLVSARGHSQWVRNMRVAGGGELRVGRKVRAFTVAEITDPVLKADILRAYLEKWGWEVNRFFQGVTAKSSDAELRAAAGDHPVFRITVSG, via the coding sequence ATGAACGCGCCCACTCCGTACTACGCCCAGGCCACCCCGTTCGAGACCCGCTTCAACTCGCTCTTCGGCAAGCTGGCCCGCTTCGGCCTCAGCCTGGCGGGCAGCGCCGAGCTGTCGGTACGCGGCCGCAAGTCCGGCGAGATGCAGCGGATCCCGGTCAACCCGCACACCTACGAGGGCGCCCAGTACCTGGTCTCGGCCCGCGGCCACTCCCAGTGGGTCCGCAACATGCGGGTGGCGGGCGGCGGCGAGCTGCGCGTGGGGCGCAAGGTGCGCGCGTTCACCGTCGCCGAGATCACCGACCCGGTGCTGAAGGCCGACATCCTGCGCGCCTACCTGGAGAAGTGGGGCTGGGAGGTCAACCGGTTCTTCCAGGGGGTCACCGCCAAGTCCTCCGATGCCGAACTGCGGGCGGCCGCGGGCGACCACCCGGTTTTCCGGATCACCGTCTCCGGCTGA
- a CDS encoding alpha-ketoglutarate-dependent dioxygenase AlkB family protein, whose protein sequence is MDGELFPRERTAIAPGAVHVPDWLGARRQGELLAACRAWARPPAGLRTVRTPGGGVMTARQVCLGLHWYPYGYAPTAVDGDGAPVKPMPPWLAELGREAVTAAYGDPPESGPGAAYDIALINFYAGDSRMGMHRDAEERSTAPVVSLSLGDTCVFRFGNTASRGRPYRDVELRSGDLFVFGEESRLAYHGVPKVLPGTGPRELGLTGRLNITLRVGGLG, encoded by the coding sequence ATGGACGGGGAACTCTTTCCGCGCGAGCGGACCGCGATCGCCCCCGGCGCCGTGCACGTGCCGGACTGGCTCGGGGCGCGGCGCCAGGGCGAGTTGCTGGCGGCCTGCCGGGCGTGGGCCCGGCCACCCGCCGGCCTGCGCACCGTACGCACCCCGGGCGGTGGGGTGATGACCGCCCGCCAGGTGTGCCTCGGCCTGCACTGGTACCCGTACGGGTACGCGCCCACCGCCGTCGACGGTGACGGGGCACCGGTCAAACCGATGCCGCCGTGGCTCGCCGAGCTGGGGCGGGAGGCGGTGACCGCCGCCTACGGGGACCCACCGGAGTCCGGGCCCGGGGCGGCCTACGACATCGCGCTGATCAACTTCTACGCCGGCGACTCCCGCATGGGCATGCACCGCGACGCCGAGGAGCGGTCCACCGCGCCGGTGGTCTCGCTCAGCCTCGGCGACACCTGCGTCTTCCGCTTCGGGAACACCGCCTCGCGCGGGCGCCCGTACCGGGACGTCGAGCTGCGCAGCGGGGATCTCTTCGTCTTCGGCGAGGAGAGCCGGCTGGCCTACCACGGGGTGCCGAAGGTCCTGCCGGGCACGGGCCCGCGGGAGCTCGGGCTGACCGGTCGGCTGAACATCACACTCCGGGTCGGCGGGCTGGGCTGA
- a CDS encoding right-handed parallel beta-helix repeat-containing protein, giving the protein MVQGTVQVTHGGTSRWRRRSGDYPTLTAALAAAGDGDVLTIAPGTYRENLVLDHAVTLRGPEGAAGSVRIAPLDGVALTVRASAVVQDLYLEGQDRAAPALLVEDGCPELTDLRVSTHSAAGIEVRGSGARPLVRRCTVENPAGVGIAVLDGGGGVFEECEVVAAGQNGVSVRGGGRPRLERCRIHHATGAGIGITGEGSGLEALGCEVYEVKGAGVQIAARATARLTDCSVHRTSADGVTLDTDAVLTLADCDIHDIPENAVDLRSRSVLTLSRTTVRRFGRNGLSVWDPGTRVDAESCEIHDSTGDYPAVWISDGATVSLDSCRVHDVPDALFVLDRGSRVDVVDSDLSQVRNTAVSVSDGATAQLDDCRIREAATGAWFRDHGSGGTLAGCTIDAVQTGVIVTKGADPTLERCTVTSPAEAGFYVSAGGRGTFTACRVTGSSGFGFHVMDGCRTTLTRCHTERCARGGYEFAEDGPTAEGCTGDESGARLADRSAPGGAPPGARAGIRTATGTQSPAALPAQTPAPPASVPRPADGAQGGPAAAAQDSGEMLGRLDALVGLDSVKREVRALTDMIEVGRRRQQAGLKAASVRRHLVFTGSPGTGKTTVARLYGEILASLGVLERGHLVEVSRVDLVGEHIGSTAIRTQEAFERARGGVLFIDEAYALAPEDSGRDFGREAIDTLVKLMEDHRDAVVVIVAGYTAEMERFLTVNPGVASRFSRTITFGDYGPGELLRIVEQQAEEHEYRLGEGTSQALLTYFTELPKGPAFGNGRTARQTFESMVERHAGRVAQLAEPSTDDLTLLFPADLPALPVQPAPC; this is encoded by the coding sequence ATGGTTCAGGGCACGGTCCAGGTGACACACGGCGGGACTTCGCGGTGGCGGCGCCGCTCCGGTGACTATCCGACGCTGACCGCCGCGCTCGCCGCCGCGGGCGACGGGGACGTGCTGACGATCGCCCCCGGCACCTACCGCGAGAACCTGGTGCTGGACCATGCCGTCACCCTGCGCGGGCCCGAGGGCGCCGCGGGGTCGGTGCGGATCGCCCCGCTCGACGGGGTCGCGCTGACCGTGCGCGCCTCGGCCGTGGTCCAGGACCTGTATCTGGAGGGCCAGGACCGGGCGGCGCCCGCCCTGCTGGTGGAGGACGGCTGCCCCGAGCTCACCGATCTGCGGGTGAGCACCCACTCCGCCGCCGGCATCGAGGTACGCGGCTCGGGAGCCCGGCCCCTGGTGCGGCGGTGCACCGTGGAGAATCCGGCCGGCGTCGGCATCGCCGTACTGGACGGCGGCGGCGGGGTGTTCGAGGAGTGCGAGGTCGTGGCCGCCGGGCAGAACGGCGTCTCGGTGCGCGGCGGCGGACGGCCCCGGCTGGAGCGCTGCCGGATCCACCACGCCACGGGCGCGGGCATCGGGATCACCGGCGAGGGCTCGGGGCTGGAGGCGCTGGGCTGCGAGGTGTACGAGGTCAAGGGCGCCGGGGTGCAGATCGCCGCACGCGCCACGGCCCGGCTCACCGACTGCTCGGTGCACCGCACCTCGGCCGACGGGGTCACGCTGGACACCGACGCGGTGCTCACCCTGGCCGACTGCGACATCCACGACATCCCGGAGAACGCGGTCGACCTGCGGTCCCGTTCGGTGCTCACCCTCAGCCGCACCACCGTGCGCCGGTTCGGCCGCAACGGCCTGTCCGTGTGGGATCCGGGCACCCGGGTGGACGCCGAGTCCTGCGAGATCCACGACAGTACGGGTGACTATCCGGCGGTGTGGATCAGTGACGGGGCCACCGTCTCCCTCGACTCCTGCCGGGTGCACGACGTACCGGACGCACTGTTCGTGCTGGACCGCGGATCGCGCGTCGACGTGGTCGACAGCGATCTGTCCCAGGTGCGCAACACCGCCGTCTCCGTGAGCGACGGGGCCACCGCGCAGCTCGACGACTGCCGGATCCGCGAGGCGGCGACCGGGGCCTGGTTCCGCGACCACGGCAGCGGCGGCACGCTCGCCGGCTGCACCATCGACGCCGTGCAGACCGGTGTGATCGTCACCAAGGGCGCCGACCCCACACTGGAGCGGTGCACGGTCACCTCCCCCGCCGAGGCCGGTTTCTACGTGTCGGCGGGCGGCCGGGGCACCTTCACGGCCTGCCGGGTGACGGGCAGTTCCGGCTTCGGCTTCCACGTCATGGACGGCTGCCGCACCACGCTGACGCGCTGCCACACCGAGCGCTGTGCCCGCGGGGGCTACGAGTTCGCCGAGGACGGGCCGACCGCCGAGGGATGCACCGGCGACGAGTCCGGCGCCCGTCTCGCGGACCGGTCCGCCCCCGGCGGCGCGCCCCCCGGAGCACGGGCGGGCATCCGTACGGCCACCGGGACGCAGAGCCCCGCGGCGCTGCCCGCGCAGACGCCCGCACCCCCGGCTTCGGTACCGCGGCCCGCGGACGGGGCGCAGGGCGGTCCGGCCGCCGCCGCGCAGGATTCCGGCGAGATGCTGGGCAGGCTCGACGCGCTGGTGGGCCTGGACAGCGTCAAGCGCGAGGTGCGGGCGCTCACCGACATGATCGAGGTGGGCCGGCGGCGGCAGCAGGCGGGGCTGAAGGCCGCCTCGGTGCGCCGGCACCTGGTCTTCACCGGCTCCCCCGGTACCGGCAAGACCACGGTCGCCCGGCTGTACGGGGAGATCCTGGCCTCGCTCGGGGTGCTCGAGCGCGGACACCTGGTCGAGGTGTCCCGGGTGGACCTGGTCGGCGAGCACATCGGCTCCACCGCGATCCGTACGCAGGAGGCCTTCGAGCGGGCGCGCGGCGGGGTGCTGTTCATCGACGAGGCGTACGCGCTGGCGCCGGAGGACTCGGGCCGGGACTTCGGGCGCGAGGCGATCGACACGCTGGTGAAGCTGATGGAGGACCACCGGGACGCGGTGGTCGTGATCGTCGCCGGGTACACGGCGGAGATGGAGCGCTTCCTGACGGTGAATCCGGGGGTCGCCTCGCGGTTCTCCCGGACCATCACCTTCGGCGACTACGGGCCCGGGGAGCTGCTGCGGATCGTGGAGCAGCAGGCGGAGGAGCACGAGTACCGGCTCGGGGAGGGTACGTCGCAGGCGTTGCTGACGTACTTCACGGAGCTGCCCAAGGGCCCGGCCTTCGGCAACGGCCGCACGGCCCGGCAGACCTTCGAGTCGATGGTGGAGCGGCACGCGGGCCGGGTCGCCCAGCTCGCGGAGCCCAGTACGGACGACCTCACCCTGCTGTTCCCGGCGGATCTTCCGGCGCTGCCGGTGCAGCCCGCTCCTTGCTGA
- a CDS encoding SRPBCC family protein, whose translation MARRLRPVGLDFIDDAPVRLVFAADTVAPPEAVYQALAEEVEGWADWFGAVTLARPTHGGAGREIKLMGGVRFQETIMAADPERRYAYRVDTTNAPGVRALLEEWRLTPAGAGTHVRWTFAADGPAPFRLGLAAARPGLGHSFRTAVRALDGRLGARRGAGQ comes from the coding sequence ATGGCTCGCCGACTCCGACCGGTGGGGCTCGACTTCATCGACGACGCGCCGGTCCGGCTGGTCTTCGCCGCCGACACCGTGGCACCGCCCGAGGCCGTGTACCAGGCGCTCGCCGAGGAAGTGGAGGGCTGGGCCGACTGGTTCGGGGCGGTCACCCTGGCCCGCCCCACGCACGGGGGCGCGGGCCGCGAGATCAAGCTGATGGGCGGGGTGCGCTTCCAGGAGACCATCATGGCCGCGGATCCCGAGCGACGTTACGCGTACCGGGTCGACACCACCAACGCCCCCGGGGTGCGGGCCCTGTTGGAGGAGTGGCGGCTGACCCCGGCCGGTGCCGGCACGCACGTCCGCTGGACCTTCGCGGCGGACGGGCCGGCCCCGTTCCGCCTCGGCCTGGCCGCCGCCCGCCCGGGCCTGGGGCACTCCTTCCGCACGGCGGTCCGCGCCCTGGACGGACGGCTGGGCGCCCGGCGCGGGGCGGGGCAGTAG